Proteins encoded within one genomic window of Halorussus salilacus:
- a CDS encoding YlbF family regulator: MSVDTEADADETADLSHVEALGAELGEAIAETPVYQRFEETKAAVEEDEQAQEKVKEFEQLRQEFMLARQTGEATQEDVQKVQRAQNELHSLPVMEEYLDAQEELEAKLEAVNDAISEPLAVDFGQQGGGCCED, from the coding sequence ATGAGCGTCGACACCGAAGCGGACGCCGACGAGACCGCGGACCTCTCACACGTCGAAGCACTCGGCGCGGAACTCGGCGAGGCCATCGCCGAGACGCCCGTCTACCAGCGGTTTGAGGAGACCAAAGCCGCCGTCGAAGAGGACGAGCAAGCCCAAGAGAAGGTCAAGGAGTTCGAACAACTCCGCCAGGAGTTCATGCTCGCGCGCCAGACCGGCGAGGCGACGCAGGAGGACGTTCAGAAGGTCCAGCGGGCCCAGAACGAACTCCACAGCCTCCCGGTGATGGAGGAGTACCTCGACGCCCAGGAGGAACTCGAAGCCAAACTCGAAGCAGTCAACGACGCCATCTCCGAGCCGCTCGCGGTCGACTTCGGCCAGCAGGGCGGCGGCTGTTGCGAGGACTGA
- the dph2 gene encoding diphthamide biosynthesis enzyme Dph2 has translation MSQENEYSEGDLRNTGMSLKHDREWDYELDRIVEAVEERDATKVGLQFPEGLKRRGPKVADDIRELVSDDVTIMLSGQPCYGACDLDTYLMKRTDVFVHFGHSPMKNTDKVIYVPLFSNVDVFPIMEESLAELADPAEDPDVGLVTTAQHMNRFEEMKSWLDERGFEVHTRRGDDRLTHEGQVLGCNYASADIDADQVLYVGGGKFHPLGLAMEHPDKNVVIADPVNNVVTVADTEKFLKQRYASVHKAMDAEKWGVIFCTKIGQGRWEQAQEILADNDDAYLITMDEVTPDRLRNFDMDAFVNTGCPRITTDDGPQFHKPMLTPGEYEIAVGNKPLDELSFDTFHGTW, from the coding sequence ATGAGCCAAGAGAACGAGTACAGCGAAGGGGACCTCCGGAACACCGGCATGTCCCTCAAACACGACCGGGAGTGGGACTACGAACTCGACCGCATCGTCGAGGCGGTCGAGGAGCGCGACGCCACGAAGGTCGGCCTCCAGTTCCCCGAGGGGCTGAAGCGCCGGGGTCCGAAGGTCGCCGACGACATCCGCGAACTCGTCTCGGACGACGTGACCATCATGCTGTCGGGCCAGCCCTGTTACGGGGCCTGCGACCTCGACACCTACCTGATGAAGCGCACCGACGTGTTCGTCCACTTCGGCCACTCGCCGATGAAGAACACGGACAAGGTCATCTACGTCCCCCTGTTCTCGAACGTCGACGTGTTCCCCATCATGGAGGAGTCGCTGGCCGAACTCGCCGACCCCGCGGAGGACCCCGACGTGGGGCTGGTCACCACCGCCCAGCACATGAACCGCTTCGAGGAGATGAAGTCGTGGCTCGACGAGCGCGGCTTCGAGGTCCACACCCGGCGGGGCGACGACCGACTCACCCACGAGGGGCAGGTCCTCGGTTGCAACTACGCCTCCGCCGACATCGACGCCGACCAGGTGCTGTACGTCGGCGGCGGGAAGTTCCACCCCCTCGGCCTCGCGATGGAGCACCCCGACAAGAACGTCGTCATCGCCGACCCCGTGAACAACGTCGTGACGGTCGCCGACACCGAGAAGTTCCTCAAACAGCGCTACGCGTCGGTCCACAAGGCGATGGACGCCGAGAAGTGGGGCGTCATCTTCTGCACGAAGATCGGACAGGGTCGCTGGGAGCAGGCCCAGGAGATACTGGCGGACAACGACGACGCCTACCTCATCACGATGGACGAGGTCACGCCCGACCGCCTCCGGAACTTCGACATGGACGCGTTCGTGAATACGGGGTGTCCCCGCATCACGACCGACGACGGCCCGCAGTTCCACAAGCCGATGCTCACCCCCGGCGAGTACGAGATAGCTGTGGGGAACAAGCCGCTGGACGAACTCTCGTTCGACACCTTCCACGGTACGTGGTAG
- a CDS encoding MBL fold metallo-hydrolase → MTIHSDWGDWLPRAVADADPEGIAVWYLGCNGFVLKAEETTVFVDPYLGTGDPPRTIRMVPVPFDPADVTEADAILATHEHTDHVHGPSQAPILESTGATFHAPDDSLAVAREEEVWTDEWDVSDDQFEEVAEGDTFEVGAFTVHVEPANDPDATHPVSYVFEYEDATVFHGGDTKPAEEFERIGEEYDIDLGVLAFGTVGNIPDKETREPKRTRWYNDENQAIEAASDLQIERLLPSHWDMWKGLTADPKALHHHASSFEYPERLEIVEIGDRVDV, encoded by the coding sequence ATGACGATACACTCAGACTGGGGAGACTGGCTCCCGCGCGCGGTCGCCGACGCCGACCCCGAGGGCATCGCGGTCTGGTACCTCGGCTGTAACGGCTTCGTCCTCAAGGCCGAGGAGACGACCGTCTTCGTCGACCCGTACCTCGGGACCGGCGACCCGCCCAGAACGATTCGGATGGTGCCGGTCCCCTTCGACCCCGCCGACGTGACCGAGGCCGACGCGATTCTGGCCACCCACGAGCACACCGACCACGTCCACGGGCCGAGTCAGGCCCCCATCCTCGAATCGACGGGGGCGACCTTCCACGCGCCCGACGACAGCCTCGCGGTCGCCCGCGAGGAGGAGGTGTGGACCGACGAGTGGGACGTGAGCGACGACCAGTTCGAGGAGGTCGCCGAAGGAGACACCTTCGAGGTCGGCGCGTTCACGGTCCACGTCGAACCCGCCAACGACCCCGACGCGACCCACCCCGTGAGCTACGTCTTCGAGTACGAGGACGCCACCGTGTTCCACGGCGGCGACACCAAGCCCGCCGAGGAGTTCGAGCGCATCGGCGAGGAGTACGACATCGATCTGGGCGTGCTGGCGTTCGGAACCGTGGGCAACATCCCCGACAAGGAGACCCGCGAGCCCAAGCGAACGCGGTGGTACAACGACGAGAATCAGGCAATCGAGGCCGCCAGCGACCTCCAAATCGAGCGGCTCCTGCCGAGCCACTGGGACATGTGGAAGGGCCTGACCGCCGACCCGAAGGCGCTCCACCACCACGCCAGCAGCTTCGAGTACCCCGAGCGACTCGAAATCGTCGAGATCGGCGACCGGGTCGACGTGTAG
- a CDS encoding PQQ-binding-like beta-propeller repeat protein, producing MSRPNRSRANRPRTNAADSSPAPDPTAATRRRFLAGVAAVGLGATAGCLGAPEPHYAGQDDPDTEWWPQSRFDRLGSCYNPNPVGPRDGVSERWSVDISAPSARPVVADGTAFLPTATAIRAVDAVTGEERWREEADDAGTWPQQVAYHDGTVYVARLADEGVLALDAETGEREWGFRQEGHGVYALLLDPDRPSLFVGDAEGNVYAVDLETGDARWHRRVFGSVTGFARGIPELLVATEAGEVYGLYSTTGEALWRRKLPGHVTALATSNGGGAFVSTFGGPTVELDTGRTGATAWRTDVWSADSFVVTSKTAFAAGHRLVALDTRSGDRRWTGGETAQCGPAAAGETVYAADEDGVTAYDFDGGVGVRHLRIGAERWSHSVEGSPTRGLAVADDAVFLLTQGGEDTSAKAYALESA from the coding sequence GTGAGTCGACCGAATCGCTCCCGGGCGAACCGGCCCCGGACGAACGCCGCCGACTCTAGCCCTGCGCCCGACCCCACCGCCGCGACCCGCCGCCGGTTCCTCGCCGGGGTCGCGGCGGTCGGTCTCGGCGCGACCGCCGGATGCCTCGGTGCGCCGGAACCCCACTACGCCGGGCAGGACGACCCCGACACGGAGTGGTGGCCCCAATCCCGATTCGACCGCCTCGGGTCGTGCTACAATCCGAACCCGGTGGGACCGCGGGACGGCGTGAGCGAGCGCTGGAGCGTCGACATCTCCGCGCCCTCGGCCCGTCCGGTCGTCGCCGACGGGACCGCTTTCCTGCCGACCGCGACCGCGATTCGCGCGGTGGACGCCGTCACGGGCGAGGAGCGCTGGCGAGAGGAGGCCGACGACGCCGGGACGTGGCCCCAGCAGGTCGCCTACCACGACGGGACGGTGTACGTCGCCAGACTGGCCGACGAAGGTGTCCTCGCGCTCGACGCCGAGACCGGCGAGCGCGAGTGGGGCTTCCGACAGGAGGGTCACGGCGTCTACGCGTTGCTGCTCGACCCCGACCGGCCGAGTCTGTTCGTCGGCGACGCCGAGGGAAACGTCTACGCAGTCGACCTCGAAACGGGAGACGCGCGGTGGCACCGCCGCGTGTTCGGGAGTGTGACCGGGTTCGCCCGGGGCATCCCCGAACTTCTCGTGGCGACCGAGGCGGGCGAGGTGTACGGCCTCTACTCCACCACCGGGGAGGCGCTGTGGCGTCGGAAACTCCCGGGACACGTCACCGCGCTCGCGACCAGCAACGGCGGGGGCGCGTTCGTCAGCACGTTCGGCGGGCCGACCGTCGAACTCGACACCGGTCGGACCGGCGCGACCGCGTGGCGGACCGACGTCTGGAGCGCGGACTCGTTCGTGGTCACGAGCAAGACGGCGTTCGCGGCGGGCCATCGCCTCGTCGCGCTCGACACCCGCTCGGGCGACCGCCGGTGGACCGGCGGGGAGACAGCCCAGTGCGGCCCCGCCGCGGCGGGCGAGACCGTCTACGCCGCCGATGAGGACGGCGTCACCGCGTACGATTTCGACGGCGGGGTCGGGGTCCGCCACCTTCGAATCGGCGCGGAGCGGTGGTCGCACTCGGTCGAAGGCAGTCCGACGAGGGGACTCGCGGTGGCCGACGACGCGGTCTTCCTGTTGACTCAGGGGGGCGAGGACACGTCTGCGAAGGCGTACGCGCTCGAATCGGCGTAG